One Perca flavescens isolate YP-PL-M2 chromosome 9, PFLA_1.0, whole genome shotgun sequence genomic window carries:
- the chst14 gene encoding LOW QUALITY PROTEIN: carbohydrate sulfotransferase 14 (The sequence of the model RefSeq protein was modified relative to this genomic sequence to represent the inferred CDS: inserted 1 base in 1 codon), with product MLPRRHDYGMKRTGGPRNGSVINFRTTVNSGSVRRSSAVLPSVLTFLVIVASGGLLLMIEKGMLNSMETPPPMGSGKRLDFIRRVGKHSPAAVDVDSQILQEIRNRTIRTVCSQKNMPHSIWSLXPLQRKTLLQHILVNDQYHFLYCYVPKVACSNWKRVLKVLNGALESVDVNIKMDHRSDLQFLSSFKPEEIRHRLKHYFKFMFVREPMERLLSAYRNKFGEIESYQKKYGVEIVKRYRKGRAKDASVTGDDVTFAEFVHYLLDEDAERMNEHWMPVYNLCQPCAVSYDFIGSYEHLESDSEFVLQRIGAPPHVRFPERQTWYKPVTTETLHYYLCTLPQKLLRELLPKYILDFSLYAYPLPNTTTENCRH from the exons ATGCTTCCTCGCAGGCACGACTACGGGATGAAGAGGACCGGAGGACCGCGCAACGGCTCGGTAATTAACTTCAGGACAACGGTGAACTCGGGCTCCGTCCGCCGCAGCTCCGCCGTGCTGCCCTCGGTGCTAACGTTCCTGGTGATAGTAGCATCCGGAGGCCTGCTGCTTATGATAGAGAAAGGAATGCTGAACAGCATGGAGACGCCTCCACCCATGGGCAGCGGCAAGCGACTGGACTTCATTCGGCGGGTTGGGAAGCACAGCCCGGCCGCTGTGGACGTGGACTCCCAG ATCCTCCAGGAGATCCGTAACCGGACCATCAGGACCGTGTGCAGCCAGAAGAACATGCCCCACAGCATTTGGTCCC AGCCCCTGCAGAGGAAGACGCTGCTGCAGCACATCCTGGTGAACGACCAGTACCACTTCCTGTACTGCTACGTCCCCAAGGTGGCCTGCTCCAACTGGAAGAGGGTCTTGAAGGTTCTGAACGGAGCTCTGGAGAGCGTCGACGTCAACATCAAGATGGACCACCGCAGCGACCTGCAGTTTTTGTCCTCTTTTAAACCCGAGGAGATCCGCCACCGCCTCAAGCACTATTTCAAGTTCATGTTTGTGCGGGAGCCAATGGAGCGCTTGCTTTCTGCATACAGGAACAAGTTTGGAGAGATAGAGTCCTACCAGAAAAAGTACGGCGTGGAGATCGTAAAGCGGTACAGAAAAGGCCGCGCCAAGGACGCATCTGTAACAGGAGATGATGTGACATTTGCAGAATTTGTCCATTACTTGTTGGACGAGGATGCGGAGCGCATGAACGAGCACTGGATGCCGGTGTACAACTTGTGCCAACCCTGTGCCGTGTCCTACGACTTCATCGGCTCCTACGAGCACCTTGAAAGTGATTCAGAGTTTGTGCTCCAGCGGATTGGAGCGCCTCCTCATGTTCGCTTCCCAGAAAGGCAAACGTGGTACAAGCCAGTCACCACGGAGACGTTACACTATTACCTGTGCACCTTACCACAGAAGCTGCTGAGGGAACTGCTGCCCAAGTACATTTTAGACTTTTCCCTCTACGCTTATCCTCTCCCCAACACAACCACTGAAAACTGCCGGCATTAA
- the cracd gene encoding capping protein inhibiting regulator of actin dynamics isoform X1, whose amino-acid sequence MSQENVSDKVRNLQRQIAQGIKFGQRLPSLRKSEGDEGSSDEEEVPRSPLKVVAQVEAEPADTEPKQVQGAQQAGPHSTPVKSPRSKRVLPPTGTIESIDLDAVPQSVPRLDNTAAKHKLSVKPKNQRISRKHRRFTQDLQEGSIPGVVQEDLEAAGVSTDNRRRASAESLDSFKKQRLHEEERQETRRKRELEDQRLHQEEEERRKRAAEELRLRELEEEEEEQRRREEAERRRRREEEERRIREEEERRWREEEERREEEESRMRKEQEHRRREEERRRLEEQRRKEEEEEARRQQELAEEERKKTEEAEKMRSREIEEKKRTDAEERRRKEEEEQRRAEELRWREMEERQRPFSFKVSSGEKQILFQKVNLTPVTPAGGHQSAAAAEQRESAKASSSEGLLTSPYVPHTAILVTGAQLCGTAVNLDHIKDTACKSLLGLGEDKKAQGTPPTKSKTSPDRKSGKTKSLNESSFSTDQSVLAEWASIRSKIFKGVEEGKYDEYPEPSKGQPQTGGEEPPAFSHANLRKTMSASAKFSITPAKKKFGDSNRNSEVFGADDKEAGEEATRSDSPTAASPAPSSKPQSRTSKTVRIVERGSEECVFAKDLPSFLVPSPGAKPEGPELKSPAQRETEGSESEEGEIRGQDGEDQPSPFGIKLRRTNYSLRFHGEQSTEKRKKRYSAGDSFDGVPSPLTPIEPDSDASSVFSDKSTTPTSPLKEGAAGKYFHASASHAVPRAKPGKSTSPISHSEGEKVLSKPPVYRRPTTSPKPSGAAPTPPPSPLPKAVHGPPGDAGVRRTGAAETSGQEQTNRSEDPSAVAQLHRCSQGQVQGEEEPKEKRSFFQSINIPWREKTDRKTELIKREKPSLQSRHSLDSAKVQEKEAGPLWITLALQKQKGFREQHQNREDRRSHRAEKLAEKQARERDSVMLVSPTESRGSGSTSPSSKPQTPEEPKRPDSLLGRFERRENLKKANTLPSSVTVEIADSTPSPPAVKEVSKRFPSSDSPQVSTEPAWLALAKRKAKAWSDCPQIIK is encoded by the exons ATGTCCCAGGAAAACGTCTCGGATAAAGTTAGGAATCTGCAG AGGCAGATCGCACAAGGTATAAAGTTTGGCCAGAGACTACCTTCTCTGAGGAAAAGTGAAGGAGATGAGGGAAGTTCAGATGAGGAAGAGGTTCCCCGGAGTCCTCTGAAGGTTGTGGCCCAGGTAGAAGCCGAGCCAGCGGACACAGAGCCAAAG CAGGTCCAGGGGGCTCAACAAGCCGGACCACACAGCACCCCGGTGAAATCACCGAGGTCCAAAAGAGTTCTTCCGCCCACTGGTACTATCGAGTCCATCGATCTGGATGCCGTTCCACAGTCTGTTCCTCGCCTAGACAACACCGCTGCCAAGCATAAACTGTCCGTCAAACCCAAAAACCAGAGGATTTCCCGCAAACACCGGCGGTTTACACAG GACCTCCAAGAGGGATCTATTCCCGGTGTGGTGCAAGAGGACCTCGAGGCGGCGGGCGTCTCCACGGACAACCGGCGCAGGGCCTCGGCCGAGTCCCTGGACAGCTTCAAGAAGCAGAGACTCCATGAGGAGGAAAGACAGGagacgaggaggaagagggagctCGAGGACCAGAGGCTCcatcaggaggaagaggagaggaggaagagagcagCAGAGGAGCTGAGGCTGCGGGAactagaggaggaggaggaagaacaaAGGCGGAGAGAAGAggcggagaggaggaggaggagggaggaggaggagagaaggatccgagaggaagaggaaaggcGGTGGCGAGAGGAGGAAGAgcggagggaggaggaggaaagtaGGATGCGAAAGGAGCAGGAGCACAGACGgcgggaggaggagaggagacgactggaagagcagaggaggaaagaggaggaggaggaagcaaGGAGGCAGCAGGAGCTCGcggaagaggagagaaagaaaacggAGGAAGCGGAGAAGATGAGGTCGCGGGAgattgaagaaaagaaaagaacggatgcagaggagaggaggaggaaggaggaggaggagcagaggagagcTGAGGAGCTGCGctggagggagatggaggagcGACAGAGGCCGTTCTCTTTCAAAGTGTCCTCTGGAGAAAAGCAGATTTTGTTCCAGAAGGTGAACCTGACGCCGGTAACACCGGCTGGCGGCCACCAGAGCGCTGCTGCAGCGGAGCAGCGAGAGAGCGCCAAGGCTTCGTCCTCTGAAGGCCTGCTAACGTCTCCATACGTCCCCCACACCGCCATCTTGGTGACAGGCGCCCAGCTCTGTGGGACAGCGGTCAATTTAGACCACATCAAAGACACGGCCTGCAAGTCTCTGCTGGGTTTGGGAGAGGATAAAAAAGCCCAGGGAacaccgcccaccaagagcaaGACCTCACCGGACCGCAAGTCCGGCAAAACCAAATCCCTCAACGAGTCCTCGTTCTCTACGGACCAGTCCGTCCTGGCAGAATGGGCCAGCATCCGATCAAAGATATTCAAGGGGGTAGAGGAGGGGAAATACGACGAGTACCCAGAGCCGAGCAAGGGCCAGCCTCAGACCGGCGGCGAAGAGCCGCCTGCGTTCTCCCACGCGAACCTCAGGAAGACCATGTCTGCCAGCGCCAAGTTCTCCATCACCCCTGCGAAGAAGAAGTTTGGAGATTCAAACAGGAACTCTGAGGTGTTCGGCGCAGATGATAAGGAAGCAGGAGAGGAAGCGACTCGGTCTGACAGCCCGACCGCAGCGTCCCCAGCGCCGTCCTCTAAACCTCAGAGCAGGACGAGCAAAACCGTCCGCATCGTGGAAAGAGGGTCAGAGGAATGCGTGTTTGCCAAAGACCTCCCCTCTTTCCTGGTTCCCAGCCCCGGAGCCAAACCTGAGGGGCCAGAGTTGAAGAGCCCAGCTCAGAGGGAGACGGAGGGGTCTGAAAGTGAGGAGGGAGAGATCCGAGGCCAGGACGGTGAGGACCAGCCCTCGCCTTTTGGCATAAAGCTGAGGAGGACCAACTACTCCCTGCGCTTCCACGGCGAACAGTCCACCGAGAAAAGGAAGAAGCGGTACAGTGCAGGGGACAGCTTCGACGGCGTCCCTTCTCCTCTCACCCCCATTGAGCCCGACTCCGACGCTTCCTCTGTCTTTTCGGACAAATCCACAACTCCTACATCGCCTCTGAAAGAAGGCGCGGCCGGCAAGTACTTCCATGCATCCGCCTCCCACGCCGTCCCTCGGGCTAAACCGGGTAAGTCTACCAGCCCGATCTCACACAGCGAGGGTGAGAAAGTGCTTTCCAAGCCACCTGTCTACCGAAGACCGACCACGTCACCCAAACCTAGCGGAGCAGCCCCTACGCCTCCCCCATCGCCGCTACCTAAAGCGGTCCATGGGCCTCCCGGTGATGCCGGGGTCCGGAGGACAGGGGCTGCAGAGACATCCGGCCAGGAGCAGACCAACCGGAGCGAGGACCCTTCAGCGGTGGCCCAGTTGCACCGGTGCAGCCAAGGCCAGGTCCAAGGGGAAGAGGAGCCGAAGGAGAAGAGATCCTTCTTCCAGTCCATTAACATCCCCTGGAGAGAGAAGacggacagaaagacagagctCATCAAGAGAG AAAAACCATCGCTACAGAGCAGGCACTCGCTGGACAGTGCGAAGGTCCAGGAGAAGGAGGCCGGGCCCTTATGGATCACACTGGCTCTGCAGAAGCAGAAGGGCTTCAGGGAGCAGCACCAGAACCGAGAGGACCGTCGTAGCCACAGAGCTGAAAAACTGGCTGAAAAacaagccagagagagagacagc GTCATGCTGGTGAGCCCcacagagagcagaggaagCGGGAGCACCAGTCCTTCTTCTAAACCTCAGACGCCAGAGGAGCCCAAGAGACCCGACAGCCTCCTGGGGCGATTTGAGCGCAGAGAAAACCTGAAAAAAGCCAACACTTTACCCAGCTCTGTCACTG TTGAGATTGCAGACTCTACGCCGTCGCCACCTGCTGTCAAGGAGGTGTCAAAGCGCTTCCCCTCCAGTGACTCCCCGCAGGTGTCCACGGAGCCGGCATGGCTGGCTCTGGCCAAGAGAAAGGCCAAAGCCTGGAGCGATTGTCCTCAGATCATCAaataa
- the cracd gene encoding capping protein inhibiting regulator of actin dynamics isoform X2 — MSQENVSDKVRNLQRQIAQGIKFGQRLPSLRKSEGDEGSSDEEEVPRSPLKVVAQVEAEPADTEPKVQGAQQAGPHSTPVKSPRSKRVLPPTGTIESIDLDAVPQSVPRLDNTAAKHKLSVKPKNQRISRKHRRFTQDLQEGSIPGVVQEDLEAAGVSTDNRRRASAESLDSFKKQRLHEEERQETRRKRELEDQRLHQEEEERRKRAAEELRLRELEEEEEEQRRREEAERRRRREEEERRIREEEERRWREEEERREEEESRMRKEQEHRRREEERRRLEEQRRKEEEEEARRQQELAEEERKKTEEAEKMRSREIEEKKRTDAEERRRKEEEEQRRAEELRWREMEERQRPFSFKVSSGEKQILFQKVNLTPVTPAGGHQSAAAAEQRESAKASSSEGLLTSPYVPHTAILVTGAQLCGTAVNLDHIKDTACKSLLGLGEDKKAQGTPPTKSKTSPDRKSGKTKSLNESSFSTDQSVLAEWASIRSKIFKGVEEGKYDEYPEPSKGQPQTGGEEPPAFSHANLRKTMSASAKFSITPAKKKFGDSNRNSEVFGADDKEAGEEATRSDSPTAASPAPSSKPQSRTSKTVRIVERGSEECVFAKDLPSFLVPSPGAKPEGPELKSPAQRETEGSESEEGEIRGQDGEDQPSPFGIKLRRTNYSLRFHGEQSTEKRKKRYSAGDSFDGVPSPLTPIEPDSDASSVFSDKSTTPTSPLKEGAAGKYFHASASHAVPRAKPGKSTSPISHSEGEKVLSKPPVYRRPTTSPKPSGAAPTPPPSPLPKAVHGPPGDAGVRRTGAAETSGQEQTNRSEDPSAVAQLHRCSQGQVQGEEEPKEKRSFFQSINIPWREKTDRKTELIKREKPSLQSRHSLDSAKVQEKEAGPLWITLALQKQKGFREQHQNREDRRSHRAEKLAEKQARERDSVMLVSPTESRGSGSTSPSSKPQTPEEPKRPDSLLGRFERRENLKKANTLPSSVTVEIADSTPSPPAVKEVSKRFPSSDSPQVSTEPAWLALAKRKAKAWSDCPQIIK; from the exons ATGTCCCAGGAAAACGTCTCGGATAAAGTTAGGAATCTGCAG AGGCAGATCGCACAAGGTATAAAGTTTGGCCAGAGACTACCTTCTCTGAGGAAAAGTGAAGGAGATGAGGGAAGTTCAGATGAGGAAGAGGTTCCCCGGAGTCCTCTGAAGGTTGTGGCCCAGGTAGAAGCCGAGCCAGCGGACACAGAGCCAAAG GTCCAGGGGGCTCAACAAGCCGGACCACACAGCACCCCGGTGAAATCACCGAGGTCCAAAAGAGTTCTTCCGCCCACTGGTACTATCGAGTCCATCGATCTGGATGCCGTTCCACAGTCTGTTCCTCGCCTAGACAACACCGCTGCCAAGCATAAACTGTCCGTCAAACCCAAAAACCAGAGGATTTCCCGCAAACACCGGCGGTTTACACAG GACCTCCAAGAGGGATCTATTCCCGGTGTGGTGCAAGAGGACCTCGAGGCGGCGGGCGTCTCCACGGACAACCGGCGCAGGGCCTCGGCCGAGTCCCTGGACAGCTTCAAGAAGCAGAGACTCCATGAGGAGGAAAGACAGGagacgaggaggaagagggagctCGAGGACCAGAGGCTCcatcaggaggaagaggagaggaggaagagagcagCAGAGGAGCTGAGGCTGCGGGAactagaggaggaggaggaagaacaaAGGCGGAGAGAAGAggcggagaggaggaggaggagggaggaggaggagagaaggatccgagaggaagaggaaaggcGGTGGCGAGAGGAGGAAGAgcggagggaggaggaggaaagtaGGATGCGAAAGGAGCAGGAGCACAGACGgcgggaggaggagaggagacgactggaagagcagaggaggaaagaggaggaggaggaagcaaGGAGGCAGCAGGAGCTCGcggaagaggagagaaagaaaacggAGGAAGCGGAGAAGATGAGGTCGCGGGAgattgaagaaaagaaaagaacggatgcagaggagaggaggaggaaggaggaggaggagcagaggagagcTGAGGAGCTGCGctggagggagatggaggagcGACAGAGGCCGTTCTCTTTCAAAGTGTCCTCTGGAGAAAAGCAGATTTTGTTCCAGAAGGTGAACCTGACGCCGGTAACACCGGCTGGCGGCCACCAGAGCGCTGCTGCAGCGGAGCAGCGAGAGAGCGCCAAGGCTTCGTCCTCTGAAGGCCTGCTAACGTCTCCATACGTCCCCCACACCGCCATCTTGGTGACAGGCGCCCAGCTCTGTGGGACAGCGGTCAATTTAGACCACATCAAAGACACGGCCTGCAAGTCTCTGCTGGGTTTGGGAGAGGATAAAAAAGCCCAGGGAacaccgcccaccaagagcaaGACCTCACCGGACCGCAAGTCCGGCAAAACCAAATCCCTCAACGAGTCCTCGTTCTCTACGGACCAGTCCGTCCTGGCAGAATGGGCCAGCATCCGATCAAAGATATTCAAGGGGGTAGAGGAGGGGAAATACGACGAGTACCCAGAGCCGAGCAAGGGCCAGCCTCAGACCGGCGGCGAAGAGCCGCCTGCGTTCTCCCACGCGAACCTCAGGAAGACCATGTCTGCCAGCGCCAAGTTCTCCATCACCCCTGCGAAGAAGAAGTTTGGAGATTCAAACAGGAACTCTGAGGTGTTCGGCGCAGATGATAAGGAAGCAGGAGAGGAAGCGACTCGGTCTGACAGCCCGACCGCAGCGTCCCCAGCGCCGTCCTCTAAACCTCAGAGCAGGACGAGCAAAACCGTCCGCATCGTGGAAAGAGGGTCAGAGGAATGCGTGTTTGCCAAAGACCTCCCCTCTTTCCTGGTTCCCAGCCCCGGAGCCAAACCTGAGGGGCCAGAGTTGAAGAGCCCAGCTCAGAGGGAGACGGAGGGGTCTGAAAGTGAGGAGGGAGAGATCCGAGGCCAGGACGGTGAGGACCAGCCCTCGCCTTTTGGCATAAAGCTGAGGAGGACCAACTACTCCCTGCGCTTCCACGGCGAACAGTCCACCGAGAAAAGGAAGAAGCGGTACAGTGCAGGGGACAGCTTCGACGGCGTCCCTTCTCCTCTCACCCCCATTGAGCCCGACTCCGACGCTTCCTCTGTCTTTTCGGACAAATCCACAACTCCTACATCGCCTCTGAAAGAAGGCGCGGCCGGCAAGTACTTCCATGCATCCGCCTCCCACGCCGTCCCTCGGGCTAAACCGGGTAAGTCTACCAGCCCGATCTCACACAGCGAGGGTGAGAAAGTGCTTTCCAAGCCACCTGTCTACCGAAGACCGACCACGTCACCCAAACCTAGCGGAGCAGCCCCTACGCCTCCCCCATCGCCGCTACCTAAAGCGGTCCATGGGCCTCCCGGTGATGCCGGGGTCCGGAGGACAGGGGCTGCAGAGACATCCGGCCAGGAGCAGACCAACCGGAGCGAGGACCCTTCAGCGGTGGCCCAGTTGCACCGGTGCAGCCAAGGCCAGGTCCAAGGGGAAGAGGAGCCGAAGGAGAAGAGATCCTTCTTCCAGTCCATTAACATCCCCTGGAGAGAGAAGacggacagaaagacagagctCATCAAGAGAG AAAAACCATCGCTACAGAGCAGGCACTCGCTGGACAGTGCGAAGGTCCAGGAGAAGGAGGCCGGGCCCTTATGGATCACACTGGCTCTGCAGAAGCAGAAGGGCTTCAGGGAGCAGCACCAGAACCGAGAGGACCGTCGTAGCCACAGAGCTGAAAAACTGGCTGAAAAacaagccagagagagagacagc GTCATGCTGGTGAGCCCcacagagagcagaggaagCGGGAGCACCAGTCCTTCTTCTAAACCTCAGACGCCAGAGGAGCCCAAGAGACCCGACAGCCTCCTGGGGCGATTTGAGCGCAGAGAAAACCTGAAAAAAGCCAACACTTTACCCAGCTCTGTCACTG TTGAGATTGCAGACTCTACGCCGTCGCCACCTGCTGTCAAGGAGGTGTCAAAGCGCTTCCCCTCCAGTGACTCCCCGCAGGTGTCCACGGAGCCGGCATGGCTGGCTCTGGCCAAGAGAAAGGCCAAAGCCTGGAGCGATTGTCCTCAGATCATCAaataa